The DNA sequence ACATCTAACCTTACCAATGCTACAAGCCAAGGGCTAGGACTAGTTCCTATATAGTGACCCATCTAACAATACATGCAGCATAAGCCATAAAAAATGATTCTGAACTGACTGTTCCTTTCAAAGGGCATTCCACCTGGATTTTGCAAAGGAATTAGTTTGACTAAAAGTGCAGCAGCACCATCACCTGAGCATGCTATGCAAGCAAAGAGGTAAAGAATATTTCTTAGCATTTTTTTAGCACTTTCAAAGTATTTGTTTCTtaaatgcaaggctttttttgtagttggaactcctttgcatattaagccacacacccctgatgtagccaatcctccaagagcttacagggctcatagcacaggccctattgtaagctccaagaggattggctacattaggggtgggtggcctaatatgtaaaggagttcctactacaaaaaagccctgcttaaatgcATATTGTACCAATCACCAAAGTGGGTGAAGGCTATGGAGCAcacattttgcatgcagaaggtccaaatgCCCAATTGAAAAAGATCCCAGGTAGCAAGAGATGGGAGGAAGGCTAATATACCCCAAACACAGCTGTAAGAATGTTCAAAGAGCTTCACATGAAAACAAACAAAGCTTATACTGGATCAGAATGCTCATCTATCATGATTCAGTATTCAGAGGAgtcagctgtgttagtctgtggctgtaaaatagtaaagagccccgtagcacctttaagactaacaaatttaattgtagcataagcttttgagaaacacagctctcttcatcagatacacctgatgaagagaactgtgtttctcaagagcttatgctataataaaatttgttagtcttaaagatgttgaaaggtaaaggtagtccctagtgtaagcaccgagtcattacctatcatatcaggacattttcttgacagacgtttacagggtagtttgccattgccttccccagtcatctacactttacccccaagcgagctgggcactcattttaccaaccttggaaggatggaaggctgagtgaaccttgagctggctacctgtacccagcttctgctgggatcaaactcaggtcgtgagcagagcttggactgcagtactgcagcttaccactgtgcCCTGCAGCTCCTacctaaaggtgctactggactctctaCTATTTTTAAGATCAGTATTGACTGTGCTGACTAGCATGTCCTGGGTCTTATGGAGAgatagagatctttcacatcatctattgcctggtcctttttagtgaagatgctgaggactgaacctgggaccttctggatgcaaagcagagactcttccgCTGATCTATAGCCCCTCTCCTGAACATCATGCATACAATGTCAACAATCTCCTGAAGTAGCAGAAACAAGTACCCAACCATCCATAGTAGTGCAGGACTTCCTTGGTTCCTCTTCCTGCACCTGACCACTGAGGCCCCAGAAattttattgggggtgggggtatcAATGGACCCTCAGGAACAGCTCTAAAGTGCAAAGTAGGGGGTCTGCAATGGAGAGAACCAGTGGAAATCACTGCCCACCTGTTCTGCTAATGGAAATGCAGTTTCATCAGAAGAATTGTGAGGCTGGACACATGTCAGCATCAGACCCTCTCAGAAGTCCAGAGAAGCCCAGGCCACTACCAGATACATTCAACAGGTTCAGACAGCAAGGTCTAGGAACAGGCTGAGACTCcatttgggaggggttgcaaacacagaaggagacagaaacaggatacaggatgaccttgacaggctggaaaactgggataaaatcaataaaatgaattttaacagggataaatgtaaagttctgcatttaggtaggaaaaatccaatgcataggatgggggagacttgtcttagcagtagtaggtgcgaaaaggatctagagtaCTTCTGCCCCCAGCTGGCTCTGGTCAGCACTCTGCAACACTGTTATCCCTGCACTGCAAAAGAAGAGCTGAAAGAATATTCATCTAGTGAGTTCATGACAGAAAAAGAGTTTTAAACTGAGGGCGTCCCTGCTCACAACTCAGCTTGTGCTGCCTTTACCCTAGTGtccaccatagggttgccaggtccatttctagaaatatctggtgactttgggagtgacgccaggagacgttgggagtgaagccaggagcaagggtgtgacaagcacagttgaactccaaagggagttctggccatcatatttaaagggatcacattccttttaaattccttccctccactggaaataatgaaggataggggcaccttcttttggggctcatagaattggacccccagtccaatccttttgaaacttgaagggtgctTTGAAGAGACTcattggatgttatgctgcaaatttgatgcctctacctcaaaaaacagtcgtcgtccccccacccccccagagccccaaatacccacattTGAaatctccattataacctatgggaattgggCTCCAGagggaataaaggagtgcccagcagacatttccctccctctccccctcccctgctttctgatgaccctggagtgggaggagaacctccaaaccagaggatcccctgcccccacctgggaattgggtaaactagaaagaaaacactgtgaaattaaCAAGTTTTGAAACAAATGCACATGAATACTTTATATAGCCAATTCATTGGAACTAATAAAAAACAGAAATCAAAGTGGCTCAACAGAGCTCAAAGTTCAGCTATTATTTCTCTAGTTCCAAAGAGATATGTTCAGTGCTGTGATTGACTGATAATATGTCCTGCTGTCTGTGAATTTCCTTTCTGTAAGACGCAGGAATACCGTATGTTCAAATGGTGTAGAGGCAGCAGTCCTCCATCCAACAGGTGTGGCTACACGAGTTCAAGGTTCTGTTCATgtttcatctgccacttccactggccgcctGTATTTTTATCAGGAACCCGTACTAAGGCGACAGCTCACTTGCAATAACTTACATTCTTGTTTACAAGAACGGTTCTCCAACGGTTTGCACAAATGGttctttcacagtgttttctttcTAGTTTACCCAATCTGTACACTGCGGTTTCCTGTTtgatcccacctggagattggcaaccctagtccagtacCATTACATCGATGATGCCTAATAAAACAGCAGTTATCAAAAAGGGAGAGAGATCACTATCAATTGATAGCCCTGCACACAAATTACAGCGGACACACGCAGAGTGTATTGAGaggcagtgtggtgcagtggttaaagtgctggATCTGGaaaactcaggtttgaatccccactcatgccatggaggcttgctgggaAGCCCTTGGGCCAGTCCTACACTCGCAGCCTactctacctcacaggactgtcatgaggataaaatggagaggagcaTAAGTCATTTTAGGTCCCCACTGGGGTGAaagtgtacacttgatttttttaaacataCATGCACTAATTTTCATCCATACATCTGATTGTATGATTTAGCATCTATACCGCTGAATGCATGTtttaaaccccacatttatccaggtgctagtccccagtttcatttgtaaagtgaacatgcATTGGCTCTtttttacaaacagatgtacCCTTATGCATGCCGGATGTATGGCACTGTAACATGGGAACAGGGCTAGTATTTTAGAAGGGATTCATAACTCTGCCCTGTTTTTACTCCACAAGCTAATTTTAAGCCACGCCTTAAGACAACAGGCATAAGATGTCTGATGATTATGATTTCAATAAACTTTTAAGCACCCAACCTTGATGATGCACCAGTGGTATTTGAATTTATTGTCTTAACATAAATAATTATAGGTATGCAAAACAAGATCTGTTCATTTACTACATGGAACAGTCAACCAAatgtaattttctttttaaaaaaataggtggaACCTCTTAAAACATTATTGTAACAGGGGAACAATTAgtacaaaagaaaagaaacccaaTACTATTTCTAGGGTGTTTAATTATCTTCTGCCTCAAGGTTTATATTGTTGCCAAACTTTGCATAGAGCTGGACTTTGAGGTCTGATAATACTCGCTGTATGGATTCTACGCGTGACTCCAAAGCTCCAATCTCTTCCTGCAAGtttttctgaaaaagaaaaaaaaagttagttAATAATCAGAATCAAACATGCTGATATCACACTCAGCATACAGCGGTTATTTTACTGAACCAAACATTGTAAACAacactctaaatcaggggtgtcaaatatgcagttcaggggccaaatcaggcccccggagggctcctatcaggcccctgagcaactggctgtcatctgcttcctactccctctctcttgcttccttctgcataacagcttgctttgcaaggcttgcacaggagctacagagcaaaacctctattttctccattagctgaggctcctcccttggggaggaaggggggaggaatagcttgctttgccaggctctcccaatggcacagcagagctactgagccaagcctctcttccttttattggcagATGCTCCACCCTgccaagtccctggggaaggaaggaaagagccagagcttcctttgcccagtaccataaatcccatgggagaaatacaaagaaaggatctttaagaccaatgaatgctaacattttaagcatttttaaaaatatatatatttgtgtttgtctgtgttctttatacatCTTATATCTCTAGTtccgaatcttaaataggtacacacatgacccaggccgacatggtccggcccaacaaggtctcatttatataaaatctggccctcaaaacgaatgagtttgacagccctgctctaaatagcctttaaaaacattttcaggtGCTTTCACAGACAGTgactaatgcactttcaatcctcagagagccagtttggtgtagtggttaagtgtgcggactcttatctggaagaaccgggtttgattccccactcctccacttgcacctgctggaatggccttgggtcagccatagctctggcagaggttgtccttgaaagggcagctgctgggagagccctctccagccccacccacctcacagggtgtctgttgtgggggaggaaggtaaaggagattgtgagccactctgagactcttcggagtggagggcgggatataaatccaatatcttcttcttcactttgcaactagatttttctATATGAAATGGCAAATTCCACTTGCATATGATCACTAATGCGCACTTAAAgcagactgaaagtgcattattcattgggaaggaaaaggaaaggaagcttTTATATGCTCAGATTACAAGAAACCATCATGTGCCGAGACTCTTGACCACTTGAAAGTGGCAATCTTTGCAGAGTTCAGCACCCAAGTTCCATGCTAAggtgcaaggcttttttgtagcaggaacttctttacacattaggctacacccctctgatgtagtcaattatCCAAGAGGTTatagagctcttcttacagggcctactgtaagctcttggaggattggctacatcagggggtgtgacctaatatacaaaggagttcctgctacaaaaaaagcccagctaaGGTGCTACTCCCCATTTTTAAGTGTCTTATGAGGAACTTTGCTATAATTCTGTCATCCAGGATCCTTGCAATATTAACAGGATAATTCAGAAAACAGAAAGAGGACAAGGCAAAACAAATGGCTGATTGTGTCATAAAAGAAAAAGGGTCACAATGTATGAATGCACCCATACGCAGTCGCTAACCTTTGCTTCCTCCAACATTTCTTGCGTTTCATCTTGAGGATGGCTAATGAAGACGTCTCCAATTTGATAGGGTATCAGCAGCGAATCATCATCTAGCATCATGACATCATCGCAGGCATCCTCCAGGTTCTGAAGTTGTTTCTATGGTCAAAAGATCAGTCACTCTTTCCCCATCTGATATGACTAAAGGGCAACATATTATATAAAGAAGCAACCCCTCTCCCCCATAAAGGGGTAACCACACCTATAGAAACTGTTCCAAATTGCATGGGGTTACACAGCAAAGGGTCACAGTGCAAAGTTCACTGAAAACATCAACACCTGTGTGgcaaaagcacacacacaaaaagataaTATTCCATAGTAGGAACAACTGAAAAGggaactgagaataaaatggtggTAGAAAGCACCGTCAAGTCAAGGTCAATTTATAGCAACCCCAtaggtttttaaagcaagagacaaacagaggttttCCATTGGCTGCCTCCGCGTAGCTACCCTGGTCttcggtggtttcccatccaaatattaaccacagCTGATCCTGTCCAGCTTCTAAGATCAGACTCCTTCCCATGCCAGCATTATTCAAGTTTTCAAGAAGGCTAAACTATatttatcattattattaattattattaccccaccctatcccacgagtgtgctcagggcagctaacataaAACCCATCAAGCAATAAAACAATTGCTTGACTGCTTTCTTTATTGACAATAAATGGCACAACAGATAATAATATTTCTTTATTGACAATAAATGGCACAACAGATAATAACAAACAGTGAACTATAGCTGCGAGAAGACATAGAGTGACCTCCTCTCTTTCTTGTGTTAGTCCAAGTCCAGGAATATGGCCACTAATCATGTCAAAGTAACATGGAAacccgggggcgggggggttgcATGTGTGTGTACGTGCATACACATGCCCATAgagctggaagtcatggtgacctctggtgactcctaCTTGGGCATCAAGGACATTCAGAAAAGTGGCTTGAcaacctgcctctgcctccactctggtattctttggaggtctcccatccaagtacttgccagggtcagctctgcttagctgACAAGATTAGGTtttcctggactatccaggtcagggcatgaaaGCCCAGTCATACTGAGCACCAACTGTGGGCTACACACTAAGTGCTAATGAATGATCCATTAGCACAATGACTGAGAGgcaagattgtccttttcctaataAATATGCTaagaagtcaatgggcttagaaagggaGTAATTCTGTTCATCCTGCACGGCCACTGACCAGAAAGTTGACTCAGAGGCCTTCTAGCAAGGGTACCTTTTTATCTTCAATTTCTTCTTTCAGTTCTGTAATTCTGCTGGTGTTTCTTGCAAACTTGTTGATTTTCTGTTGATCTTCAAACGTGACGTTGACATCTTCTGCCGCCTGAACAAGGGAAACAGCGAAAGCTCAGGAGGCTTATATTTTTAGCCCCCATCCTTCCAAGAAAGTCACAGCTGAGTACACAATCTACTTGCCTCATTTTAGAAATGAAGGCTCGAGGGAGACACAATTGCCATTATttgaaggatgatgatgatgatattggatttatatcccaccctccactccaaatctcagagtggctcacagtctcctttatcttcctcccccacaacagataccctgtgaggagggtggggctgagaggactctcacagcagctgctctttcaaggacaacctctgccagagctatggctgacccccaaggccattccagcaagtgcaagtggaggactagggaatcaaacccggttctcccagataagagtctgcacacttaactggctctctagaacatAGAACAGACTCATCCTAGGGCTGGACTAGAAACAATGAATGGAAATCACAAGGAAGGAGATTTTGACTAAATATTAGGAGAAACATCTTAACGGTGAAAGCCATTCAACAGTGGAACAGACTGCCTCAGGAAGCTGTAAACTCTCCTTCATTTAAGCAGAGGGTGGATAGCCATCAATCAAGGGTACTAAGCCTGCATATTCCTGCACTGAGGCAGGGATTCCAATAGATGACCTTCAACATCCTTTCCAACACTCCATGACtattctcacaacaacactgtgaaggAGGTTAGGCCAAATGTCATCCAGTAAGCTTGCATGGCagggtggggatctgaacctgggtctccccggCTGGGCCAACACTTGTCACTACACCATCCCACCCCTCAAAAGATAAATTCCTTGGGAACTGCTATTGGTTTTCTCTGCTGAATTAGAGTAAGTGGGGCTCACCATTAAATGCAGTCTTCAGAGCAACTGGTCAGCATTTCAACATTTCACCAGCATAATTGTCCAAAATGTCTCAAAGCAGCAAGTTACCATAAAGTCAGTATGGACAGGATCATAGCCAGAAGTAATGCAACCCAAGAGCATGAAGACAGCCTCAGGAAAACTACTCAGGGCTATTGCATAAACAAAGAGTAACTCTAGGAAACATCTGAGATCACAAAGGCACCAAGAGCTAGTGTATGTAATAAACAGGTAATATTAAATGCCATAAAACCAACATTTACAGCTCTGACTACCTGAAATAAGGATTTCCAACTCAACTGTAAGGATCAGTGTCAAGTCGGAGttttggactaagatctgggaaaaCCAAGTTTGAATCCTCACCCTGCTGTGAAAGCTTGCTTGGGCTAGTCATGACCTCTCagcttgacctacctcacaggagtgtTGTGAAGGTAAAGTAGTGGAGGGGAGAATGGtattgtaagccactatgagtTCCCGCACTGCGTAGAAATGCAAGAAATTCATAAACAAATGCATAGACCCCTGCAGGAAAAATGGTTTTTCTCCCTCTGGAATTGTCATTAGTTCCATACTTTCAGTGCCTGTTCCTGCTTCATACATCATACAATCTTATGCATATTTCTTTGGAAGTAAACCTCACtggtacacagggctttttttgagcaggaacgccgttccagttggcttgatatctgggggtatggcctaatatgcaaatgagttcctgctaggctttttctacaaaaagtcccatgtggaacaatggtgatgtcagggggtgtagcctaataggcaaatgaattcctgcgggtttgggggggggcgggtttacaaaaaagccctgctgatatacATTTGTAAAGCACCTTATATGCCAAACAGAAAGGCCCGCACTAAGGAAGGTACAAAGTAGCACATATGCTAAGCCTGCAAAAGGTCCCACGTTTTAATCCCTACTTAAAGGAACTCAAGCAGCAAGTGCTAGCAAAGCTTTTTCTCCCTCTATCTGCCTGAGATGCCTGGCCAGCTGCAGCCCACCAAATAAACTATAACTGAGCTGGACGGATCCTGGTGCAAGCTGACTTCAGACGTTCACATGGACAAGTAGCGTTTGTTTACACAACTGGGCACTGCATCCCTACGGAAATAAAGAATGCACTGACTTAACAAgaccgcaaaaaaaaaaaatcctttccccCCCACGGCTTCCAAaggaagggccagtttggtgtagtggttaagtgcgtggactcttatctgggagaaccaggcttgattccccattcctccacatgcagctgctgaaatggccttgggttaaccatagctcttgtaggagttgtccttgaaagggcagctgctgtgagagccctctcagccccacccacctcacagggtgtctgttgtggggggagaagataaa is a window from the Heteronotia binoei isolate CCM8104 ecotype False Entrance Well chromosome 2, APGP_CSIRO_Hbin_v1, whole genome shotgun sequence genome containing:
- the PFDN4 gene encoding prefoldin subunit 4 isoform X2: MAAEDVNVTFEDQQKINKFARNTSRITELKEEIEDKKKQLQNLEDACDDVMMLDDDSLLIPYQIGDVFISHPQDETQEMLEEAKKNLQEEIGALESRVESIQRVLSDLKVQLYAKFGNNINLEAEDN
- the PFDN4 gene encoding prefoldin subunit 4 isoform X1, with the translated sequence MAATMKKAAAEDVNVTFEDQQKINKFARNTSRITELKEEIEDKKKQLQNLEDACDDVMMLDDDSLLIPYQIGDVFISHPQDETQEMLEEAKKNLQEEIGALESRVESIQRVLSDLKVQLYAKFGNNINLEAEDN